TGCTCAGCAGCAGTCGCAATTTGGTTGTTTAAGTCATTAATTTGAACAATTGCATCAGTCATGGTCGATAAGCTCGTTGATACTTGCGCAGTATTGCTAGAGGCTAATGCACAGCTCTCTTGCGTTGCCTTCATAGCTGCAACAGCATTAACAGCATCTCCTTGGACTTTGGCAAGGATCTGGCTAATTTCCTCGGTGCTTGTTTGGGTGCGTGAAGCCAGTGCTCGAACTTCGTCAGCAACCACTGCAAAACCTCGGCCTTGCTCACCTGCTCGCGCAGCTTCAATCGCGGCATTTAACGCTAATAAGTTTGTCTGATCAGCGATTTCACCAATTACAGTCAGTACATTGACAATTTCTTGAGTGTTGTCGTTCATGGTATTGATATTCGCCGCTGCCTGTTCAATTTCATGCTGCAACTTTTCAACACTTTCGGTAGTCGAGATAACTAGCTGCTGTGCTTCATTCGCTTCTTGTTCAGCTTGGTTAGTACTATGAGCTGACTGATTAGCGCTGTCTGCAACACTATTGGCAGTAGCACTCATTTCAGTAATAGCGGTAACCACTTGCTCTGTTTCGTTTGCATGGTTATTTAAGGCGATATGATTCTGCTCTGACTGAGCCGATAGACTATTAATATTGTCAGTAATATGGTGTGAAGATGCACTTAGCTCTCGTAACATTTTTTGCAAATACGCAATAAAAGCGTTGACGGCATTGGCTATGTCATTGATTTCGTCTTTGCCATTCATTGTTAGTCGAGAGCGCAAATCAGCTTCGCCACTTGATAGGCTCGCAATTCGCTCTTGCAGTAATGACAATCGATACGTTACACGATTAATAAAGTAGATAAACAAGCCGATCGCGACACCAATTGCAATTAATAGCAGAACAATATTTTGCACAGTTTGGCTGTTAAAAATTTATTGCGTCGCGTATGTTAATTGCTCTTGAGCTTCAATAATATCGCTCTCATAGGCACCCGTTACAATGGTCCAACCCCAGTCTGGAAAGACATTACGCGCATAATTAATTTTACTTTCAACTTTATCCGTTGCCGGGTTATTAAACGTTGTGTCGATAAACGCGTCGTTTTGCGTGCTAACACGTTTGGCAATTTTTTCAGTGTTACCAATCACTTTGCCAACAATAGACGCTTTCGGGTGGGCAAGTATCACACCATGGCTATCTTGCACCCAAAAATATCCGTTTTTGCCGTATTTTGCATGTGTGATCATCGCAAGTGCATTCGCTTGCTTTTCCGCTTGCAAGCTGGAAATGTACTCACCGGTAGCAATAACAATGTTCAAAGGTGCAAATAACATTGCCGCTGTGAGCTTATCTTCTACTTGGTTAGTCGTTGGATTAACAAACGCATATTTAGTAAAACCGATGTCACTTTCTAGCGCGACGTTAACGATATTTCGCGCGTAATAGACACCGTTTTTATCCTGTGAATCTTTCGCTGAAGTGCCAATTAATGCAGGTTTTAACGTATGAGTTACGTAGTTAAGAGAGTCTTTGTCATAGCTAAATACATAGCGATTATTGCCCCACGTATAGTGGTTTAAAAAGCTATAAATATGAGCCTTTGCCGCTGATTTAGATGATGTATTCTGATAGATTGATGACATTGTTTGAAAGATGACAGTCAGCTCCTCAGCTAGCTCTTTTTTAATCTGGTCTTGCTGAGCTTGCTGATAAAATAGTTCGGTCGAAAGCGTAACGGTATCAATTTGTGCTTGTAAGCTTTCTTGCAATGTTTTTTTTACCGAATTGCCAACGTTTTCAGATTCCGCCGTCAACACTATGTTCTTAGTAACTACTGTTTCGACAATAGAAATCCCTCCAATTAAGAATAAAGCGATGCTAGCTAGTAAAATTAGCTTAGTTTTGATTGTTAAATTCATGATGTTTCTTCAAATTCGTGATGCTTGTTGAGAAAAATGTGCACTACTAGCGCTAACTGATGCCTCAGTAAGTACTGTTGTTTGTTGATATGGTTTATTGCTTTCTTGGCTGGTGTTTTATTTAGCTAATGGCTGAGCTGTAGCACACTAAAAAAATATATAAAATCGAACTTTGTTCGGAGATGAGCATGCCAAACCCTTGGCAAAAGGCTTCTTCATAACACTACCTTGATGATGCTTTTTAGCGAGTTTCACACTTGTTAATACAAGGTGACACCACCGTAAAACGGGTGTGAAAATTACTTGAAGATTGTGAGATAAGTAAGGCGTAGTTACACTGAACTTTTATCAGGGTTTCCCCTTATTTTTTCACCTTTTGTAATCGAAATATTAACAAAGGTAAAACACAGTAAACACTTTTGTTACGGATACGTAATTTTTGCTGTTAAAACAAGCAGGTTAGAATATACCCATTAGTCGATAAGCATGCTTAAAATTGTTTGACTCGGCAGCAATACCGGATAAAGAATCATTACGCTAAAACACTTCGGCTGTAAATGACTAATGCTCTTTTCATGGCTATTTTTACCGTTCGCGGTGAGACCGTTTATCAAAAGGAAGAGAGCGTAATTAGGAGATTAAGCGTACTATTGAAGTGGCTTAAATTATAGAAATTTGCTTGTACACTTTGTGATAACCAACCTAGTGCTATGCAAGAAATTACAATTGTTTGAGTTTTTAAAAACAACGTTTAGATAAGGCAATTAAAATCAGGTGCCTAATACCAAGTATGTTTTTAACATTGTGGATTGAATGGAAACAATAGATATAAAGTTAAGCCTAGTACAGATTTGCCTAGGCTTAACTTAAACAGGCTTTAAGAGGCATTTACAGACCCTAAAAGCGAGCCTTAGTGCTGATGTCCGCCTACACCGTGAGCGTGGCCATGCTCAATTTCTTCTTCAGTAGCGTCGCGTACGTCTACCACTTCTAAATCGAATGTTAACGTTTTGCCAGCTAAAGGCGGATTTAAATCGCATGTCACCATAAAACGGCCAACCTTTAATACGGTAACTTGGCGTTGCCCTTGCTCAGTGTGAACAACCGCAACCATGCCAGGCTTCCATACTTTAGCGCCTTGCAAGTGCTTGGTAGGAATACGCTGTAGGGCGTCTTCTTGGCGTTCACCGTAGGCATCTTGCGGTTCAAC
This Thalassotalea euphylliae DNA region includes the following protein-coding sequences:
- a CDS encoding methyl-accepting chemotaxis protein, translated to MQNIVLLLIAIGVAIGLFIYFINRVTYRLSLLQERIASLSSGEADLRSRLTMNGKDEINDIANAVNAFIAYLQKMLRELSASSHHITDNINSLSAQSEQNHIALNNHANETEQVVTAITEMSATANSVADSANQSAHSTNQAEQEANEAQQLVISTTESVEKLQHEIEQAAANINTMNDNTQEIVNVLTVIGEIADQTNLLALNAAIEAARAGEQGRGFAVVADEVRALASRTQTSTEEISQILAKVQGDAVNAVAAMKATQESCALASSNTAQVSTSLSTMTDAIVQINDLNNQIATAAEQQSAVTEEVSQNMNNIQTVVHDLSHGGEQTMASSRELATTNEQLAGLIGQFKV
- a CDS encoding cache domain-containing protein, coding for MNLTIKTKLILLASIALFLIGGISIVETVVTKNIVLTAESENVGNSVKKTLQESLQAQIDTVTLSTELFYQQAQQDQIKKELAEELTVIFQTMSSIYQNTSSKSAAKAHIYSFLNHYTWGNNRYVFSYDKDSLNYVTHTLKPALIGTSAKDSQDKNGVYYARNIVNVALESDIGFTKYAFVNPTTNQVEDKLTAAMLFAPLNIVIATGEYISSLQAEKQANALAMITHAKYGKNGYFWVQDSHGVILAHPKASIVGKVIGNTEKIAKRVSTQNDAFIDTTFNNPATDKVESKINYARNVFPDWGWTIVTGAYESDIIEAQEQLTYATQ
- a CDS encoding FKBP-type peptidyl-prolyl cis-trans isomerase, producing MQITKDKVVQFHYTMKDETGETVESSTGGDPMAYLHGHNNMIVGVENALADKSAGDSFTVTVEPQDAYGERQEDALQRIPTKHLQGAKVWKPGMVAVVHTEQGQRQVTVLKVGRFMVTCDLNPPLAGKTLTFDLEVVDVRDATEEEIEHGHAHGVGGHQH